The following are from one region of the Salvia hispanica cultivar TCC Black 2014 chromosome 1, UniMelb_Shisp_WGS_1.0, whole genome shotgun sequence genome:
- the LOC125188086 gene encoding cysteine-rich receptor-like protein kinase 26, which translates to MTYQRLLLVSLIQTDLLALAQTVCGKNGNYTSNSVYGANINTTLSSIYTNIGINGFYNASAGQGPDRVNAIALCRGDVQLNVCRQCVQEAGADLVESCPIQKEAFVWSEFCSLRYSNGTIYGAVATRPAVSVRNTQNVTSPWQFREAQRALLHDLRGRASAGSSTRKVAAGSATGPDSQMIFGLVQLPEFDIGGL; encoded by the coding sequence atgaCTTATCAAAGATTGTTGTTGGTGTCGTTGATCCAAACAGATCTCTTAGCTTTAGCTCAAACAGTTTGCGGCAAGAATGGCAACTACACCAGCAACAGCGTATACGGCGCTAACATCAACACCACTCTCTCTTCTATCTATACAAACATCGGCATCAATGGCTTCTACAACGCCTCAGCCGGGCAGGGGCCCGACCGAGTGAACGCCATCGCGCTGTGCAGAGGCGACGTTCAGCTCAACGTGTGCCGTCAATGTGTGCAGGAAGCCGGCGCCGATCTGGTGGAGTCATGCCCGATTCAGAAGGAGGCCTTCGTCTGGAGTGAATTTTGCAGTTTACGGTACTCGAATGGAACCATCTACGGGGCTGTGGCGACTAGACCCGCTGTCTCCGTGAGGAATACACAGAATGTGACGAGTCCATGGCAGTTTAGGGAGGCTCAAAGAGCGTTGCTCCATGATCTACGGGGACGAGCCTCTGCTGGCTCGTCTACGAGGAAGGTGGCAGCGGGGAGTGCAACTGGACCCGATTCTCAAATGATTTTCGGATTAGTTCAGCTCCCCGAATTTGACATTGGAGGATTGTAA
- the LOC125188115 gene encoding uncharacterized protein LOC125188115, which produces MFAFRNQILAGIRAIQEQEQAEQQVPRPIHHRTSVRREHGLAHQCLFEDCFADEPQWGPSVFLRRFRMQLELFLQIVHAMEAHDEYFQQREDAAHRRGLSPLMKCKVALFQFNEYLHVGDTIDRECMVKFCEGVVDAFGATYLRRLNTEDCQFLMGMQDRVHDFPGMLGSIDCMHWEWKNCPAAWRDQFTSGYKGTHPTMILEDIIDYRLWI; this is translated from the coding sequence ATGTTTGCTTTCAGGAACCAGATTCTCGCAGGTATTCGTGCAATACAAGAGCAAGAGCAGGCCGAACAGCAGGTCCCGAGGCCCATTCACCACCGGACATCCGTCCGTCGAGAGCATGGCCTAGCTCATCAATGTCTGTTCGAGGACTGCTTCGCCGATGAGCCCCAGTGGGGACCTTCGGTTTTTCTCCGACGGTTTAGGATGCAGCTAGAACTATTTCTCCAGATTGTTCACGCGATGGAGGCGCACGATGAGTACTTCCAGCAGCGGGAAGATGCGGCCCACAGAAGGGGTCTATCCCCGCTCATGAAGTGCAAGGTTGCGCTTTTTCAGTTCAACGAGTATCTTCACGTCGGGGATACAATTGACCGGGAGTGTATGGTAAAATTTTGTGAGGGCGTTGTTGACGCCTTCGGCGCCACATATTTGCGTCGGCTGAATACCGAAGATTGCCAGTTCCTGATGGGGATGCAAGATAGGGTGCACGACTTTCCTGGAATGTTAGGGAGTATTGATTGTATGCActgggagtggaagaattgtccgGCAGCGTGGAGAGACCAATTCACCAGTGGGTATAAGGGTACccacccgacgatgatccttgaagacatcattgactaccgtctTTGGATTTAG
- the LOC125188096 gene encoding cysteine-rich receptor-like protein kinase 15, with the protein MAYKGEFPNGQEIAVKRLSKDSRQGVMEFKNEVLLLAKLQHKNLVRLLDSVRHSDLDWDRGYKIIGGIARGILYLHEDFCHKIIHRDLKASNILLDRDMSPKIADFGMARLFGQDEKLRNTIRVVGT; encoded by the exons ATGGCTTACAAG GGGGAATTTCCAAATGGTCAAGAAATTGCAGTGAAAAGATTGTCAAAAGATTCTAGGCAGGGCGTTATGGAATTCAAGAATGAAGTTCTCTTATTGGCTAAGCTTCAGCACAAGAATTTAGTTAGACTATTGG ACTCGGTCAGGCATTCGGATTTGGATTGGGATAGAGGCTACAAGATCATAGGAGGTATTGCGAGGGGAATCCTCTATTTGCATGAAGATTTTTGTCACAAGATCATTCATCGTGATTTAAAAGCCAGTAATATACTTCTAGACAGAGACATGAGTCCTAAGATTGCTGATTTTGGAATGGCAAGATTGTTCGGACAAGatgaaaaattgagaaatacaatCAGAGTTGTGGGAACATAG
- the LOC125188125 gene encoding cysteine-rich receptor-like protein kinase 44, whose amino-acid sequence MIYQRFFVGLLVLLIQANLIALGQPNCGNYTSDSAYRANLNATLSSLSTNIGNDGFYNASTGKGPDRANAVVLCKGDLQLNECRECVKEAGAAVMESCPVAKQNIYLGELCTLRYSNESFRGTLATLPRYFVYSDENVTSPEQFKKDLRNLLDDLRGRAAGGSSTRKVAAGNATAPDFQTIFGLVQCTPDLSTEDCTSCLIGAILYIPLCCEESMPTGGAIYVPSCNIRYKTIPFFNTTRLQELEFVPPPPSPPPILEPPPPILEPPPQLSPPGKKNGSTTQTIVIVIVVVVACLIVALSAIIFLRMRKKHKPTKIHQSDISTVESVQYTFSTIKAATNDFSNHNKLGQGGFGAVYKGELPNGQEIAVKRLSRNSGQGDIEFKNEVLLLAKLQHRNLVRLMGFALEGMEKLLVYEFVQNASLDKFIFDSVRRSYLDWDARYKIIGGIARGILYLHEDSRLKIIHRDLKVSNILLDSEMRPKIADFGMARLFGQDETHANTRRIAGTYGYMPPEYLRHGQFSIKSDVYSFGVLVIEIISGHRNYGFQSEDGTLGDLMSFAWKCWQEGRGEEVVEPFLRNGSGSTNEMLRCIHIGLLCVQENAADRPTMASVMLMLSSFSMTLNIPLEPAFYSNGGGGGGGGGCEVLRIGSSRNQASITDLQPR is encoded by the exons ATGATTTATCAAAGATTTTTTGTGGGGTTGTTGGTGTTGTTGATCCAGGCAAATCTAATAGCCTTGGGCCAACCTAATTGCGGCAATTACACCAGCGACAGCGCATACAGAGCTAATCTCAACGccactctctcttctctctcaacaAACATCGGCAACGATGGCTTCTACAACGCCTCAACCGGGAAGGGACCCGACAGAGCCAACGCCGTCGTCCTATGCAAGGGCGACCTCCAACTCAACGAGTGCCGCGAATGCGTGAAAGAAGCCGGAGCCGCTGTCATGGAATCGTGTCCGGTTGCGAAGCAGAACATATACTTGGGTGAATTATGCACTTTGCGGTACTCGAACGAATCCTTCCGCGGGACTCTGGCGACTCTTCCCAGATACTTCGTCTATAGTGACGAGAACGTGACGAGTCCAGAGCAGTTTAAGAAGGATCTGAGGAACCTGCTCGATGATCTTCGGGGACGAGCCGCTGGGGGCTCGTCCACGAGGAAGGTGGCTGCTGGGAACGCAACTGCACCCGATTTCCAAACTATTTTTGGATTAGTTCAGTGCACGCCGGATTTGTCAACCGAGGATTGTACTAGTTGTTTAATTGGtgccattttatatataccGCTATGCTGTGAGGAGAGTATGCCCACCGGGGGTGCAATCTACGTGCCCAGTTGCAATATTCGTTACAAGACCATTCCATTTTTCAATACAACTAGACTTCAGGAGCTAGAGTTTGTCCCTCCACCTCCGTCCCCTCCTCCTATTCTTGAGCCGCCTCCTCCTATTCTTGAGCCGCCTCCACAGTTATCGCCGCCAG gaaagaaaaatggaaGCACGACTCAAACTATTGTCATAGTAATAGTTGTCGTTGTTGCGTGCTTGATAGTGGCTTTATCAGCTATCATCTTTCTGAGAATGAGAAAGAAACATAAACCAACGAAAATTCATCAAA GCGACATTAGCACAGTCGAGTCTGTGCAGTATACTTTCAGCACAATCAAAGCAGCAACAAATGATTTCTCTAATCATAATAAGTTGGGTCAAGGCGGATTTGGGGCTGTTTACAAG GGGGAACTACCAAATGGTCAAGAAATTGCAGTGAAAAGATTATCTAGGAATTCCGGGCAGGGCGATATCGAATTCAAGAATGAGGTTCTCTTATTGGCTAAGCTTCAACACAGGAATCTGGTTAGACTAATGGGTTTCGCCTTAGAAGGAATGGAGAAGCTGCTAGTATATGAATTTGTTCAAAATGCAAGTTTGGATAAATTCATATTCG ACTCCGTTAGGCGTTCATATTTGGATTGGGATGCACGTTACAAGATCATAGGGGGTATTGCAAGGGGAATCCTCTACTTGCACGAAGATTCTCGTCTCAAAATCATTCACCGTGATTTAAAAGTGAGTAATATACTTCTAGACAGTGAGATGAGACCAAAGATTGCTGACTTTGGTATGGCGAGATTGTTCGGACAAGATGAAACGCATGCAAATACAAGACGAATTGCGGGAACATA CGGATATATGCCACCAGAGTACCTTAGACATGGCCAGTTCTCAATCAAGTCCGACGTCTACAGCTTTGGAGTACTAGTCATTGAAATCATCAGCGGCCATAGAAATTATGGTTTTCAAAGCGAGGATGGCACCCTAGGGGACCTTATGAGCTTC GCATGGAAATGTTGGCAAGAAGGAAGAGGTGAAGAAGTGGTGGAGCCATTTTTGAGAAATGGTTCGGGTTCGACAAATGAAATGCTGAGATGCATCCATATTGGTTTGCTGTGTGTTCAGGAAAATGCAGCGGATCGACCAACCATGGCTTCTGTGATGCTTATGTTGAGTAGCTTCTCCATGACCCTAAATATACCTTTGGAGCCTGCATTTTATTCTaacggtggtggtggtggtggtggtggtggttgtGAGGTTTTGAGGATTGGTTCCTCAAGAAATCAAGCTTCCATTACTGACTTACAACCACGCTGA
- the LOC125222061 gene encoding uncharacterized protein LOC125222061 — translation MLRMICTSVNASYIRVIDAIEDVENHLFGDGSYVMSVLEKKKRFEELYGVVRPDVIHAHPPNVVKCKGSGSRLASKMEAAKKAASKPPRRCGKCHKMVSHDSRDCGKEKSKKQK, via the exons ATGCTGAGGATGATTTGTACGAGTGTCAATGCAAGCTATATCAGAG TTATAGATGCGATTGAGGATGTTGAAAATCATCTTTTTGGTGATGGTTCTTATGTGATGTCCGTGttggagaaaaagaagaggttTGAGGAATTGTATGGTGTTGTGAGGCCTGATGTTATACATGCTCATCCGCCAAATGTGGTGAAGTGTAAAGGATCTGGATCCAGGTTGGCTTCTAAGATGGAAGCGGCGAAGAAGGCAGCGTCTAAACCTCCTAGACGATGTGGGAAATGCCATAAAATGGTTAGTCATGATTCAAGGGACTGCGGCAAAGAGAAGagtaaaaaacagaaataa